One part of the Salmo salar chromosome ssa10, Ssal_v3.1, whole genome shotgun sequence genome encodes these proteins:
- the LOC106613690 gene encoding protein FAM32A-like, translated as MSDQYATVQKGSLKLKIIGIVSSGKKKKKKKNKEKKHRLEQQINTNKNEEEETKSGYIDKRTPAQMAFDKMQEKRQMERILNKAEKTHKRRVEDFNRHLDTLTEHYDIPKVSWTK; from the exons ATGTCGGATCAATACGCTACCGTCCAGAAAGGTTCCCTGAAATTGAAAATAATAGGCATTGTTTCCTCCGGTAAAAA aaagaagaagaagaagaacaaggaGAAGAAGCATCGTTTGGAGcagcaaattaatacaaataaaaacgaAGAGGAGGAAACCAAGAGTGGATACATTGACAAAAGAACACCAGCTCAAATGGCTTTTGACAAGATGCAAGAGAAGAGG CAAATGGAGAGAATTTTGAACAAAGCAGAAAAAACGCACAAGCGGAGAGTTGAG GATTTCAACCGTCACCTGGACACCCTGACAGAACATTATGATATTCCTAAAGTCAGCTGGACCAAATGA